One Solanum pennellii chromosome 10, SPENNV200 genomic region harbors:
- the LOC107002610 gene encoding 30S ribosomal protein S9, mitochondrial, whose protein sequence is MLSRFISKSSHLRLLTLISPKTHFINPKPISPKPYLFPHFFSTRNNNNNNNSNGRNSDPDFWKLSSETEQSVFNEDSESVEGIGKDDVSWGNVEEESGDVFKEAGQVKDGVGGGEEIWATAEGYKPWSFDAEGEGERVFDIGEDVKVESELMGSEEEATIQSAEEKKLLELEEQVLTGVLKGPNRAFGDLIAASGITDEMMDSLLALKDLDGIKGLPPLSEIEDMRYEKNTRKSSRADIERQKQEEVAKARVKQVDEKGRAYGTGRRKCSIARVWVEPGGGKFMVNDKEFDVYFPMLDHRAVLLRPFTETKTLGMWDVRCTVKGGGVSGQVGAIQLGISRALQNWDPELRPPLREGGYLTRDSRVVERKKPGKAKARKSYQWVKR, encoded by the exons ATGCTCTCTCGTTTCATCTCCAAATCCTCACATCTCCGGCTGTTAACCCTAATTTCTCCCAAAACCCACttcataaaccctaaacccattTCCCCTAAACCATATTTGTTCCCCCATTTCTTCTCCACgcgtaacaacaacaacaataacaacagtaATGGCAGAAATTCGGATCCTGATTTCTGGAAACTCTCTTCTGAAACCGAGCAATCAGTGTTCAACGAAGACTCAGAAAGTGTCGAGGGAATAGGAAAGGATGATGTGTCTTGGGGTAATGTAGAAGAAGAGAGTGGTGATGTGTTTAAGGAAGCTGGTCAAGTGAAGGATGGTGTTGGTGGTGGGGAGGAGATTTGGGCTACTGCTGAAGGGTATAAACCTTGGAGTTTTGATGCGGAAGGGGAAGGAGAACGGGTGTTTGATATCGGAGAAGATGTTAAGGTAGAAAGTGAACTGATGGGTTCTGAAGAGGAGGCTACAATACAGAGTGCTGAGGAGAAAAAGCTGCTTGAATTGGAAGAACAAGTTCTTACTGGGGTTCTTAAAG GCCCTAATCGTGCATTTGGGGATCTAATAGCGGCATCTGGAATCACGGATGAAATGATGGACAGTTTGCTTGCGCTGAAGGACCTGGATGGCATTAAAGGACTTCCTCCTTTAAGTGAAATCGAAGATATGCGTTATGAAAAGAATACTAGGAAGTCAAGCAGAGCTGACATAGAGCGCCAAAAACAAGAGGAAGTAGCCAAGGCAAGAGTCAAACAAGTAGATGAAAAGGGAAGGGCTTATGGGACTGGAAGGAGGAAGTGTAGTATAGCCCGTGTTTGGGTTGAACCAGGTGGTGGGAAATTTATGGTGAATGACAAAGAGTTTGACGTATACTTCCCAATGCTTGATCACCGGGCTGTTCTTCTTCGACCTTTTACTGAAACTAAGACATTGGGCATGTGGGATGTGAGATGTACTGTAAAAGGAGGGGGTGTGTCAG GTCAAGTTGGTGCAATTCAGCTCGGCATCAGCAGGGCATTGCAGAATTGGGACCCAGAGTTG
- the LOC107002740 gene encoding U3 small nucleolar RNA-associated protein 18 homolog, whose protein sequence is MSSLISQNITHSIGDEKSKRKTKGEGKEESEKKINRKRKKEHNEENKEVEIKDKQEMEKLENLLFGSLYNPVGFGKDDDDEKRDDGGNDSAMFFVDRAADSALSVYEGDAQLVQEGIIEVEKERKPVWVDDEEEKASIKLASVNRLRKLRKEEGEDVVSGSTYVERLRAQHAKLNPGTEWAQIDYQSRNYSSDDEDSDKEGKHIDDYGSKDVKLVDDILQSNEDLVVKSRTKLLPGLLEYSRLVDANTVDPSNAPINSVQFHKNSQLLLVGGLDKKLRFFQIDGKRNTKIQSIFLEGFPIKKASFLPNGSQVIISGRRKFFHVLDLVKASVDKVGPLVGREEKSLESFEVSPDSNTIAFLGNEGYILLVSTKTKELIGTLKMNGTVRSAAFSDDGQQLLSSGGDGHIYHWDLRTRTCIHKGVDEGSINGTALCTSPNGSLFASGSDSGIVNIYNKQEFLGGKRRPIKAIENLTTKVDFMKFNHDAQILAISSGMMKNSSKLVHIPSFTVFSNWPSPNQAVHYPRCLDFSPHGGFMALGNAAGKVLLYKLHHYHDA, encoded by the coding sequence ATGTCGAGCTTAATATCACAGAATATTACTCATTCAATCGGGGATGAAAAGTCTAAAAGGAAGACGAAAGGTGAAGGGAAGGAAGAaagtgagaaaaaaattaataggaagagaaagaaagagCACAATGAAGAGAATAAAGAAGTAGAAATCAAGGATAAGCAGGAAATGGAGAAGCTTGAGAACTTATTGTTTGGATCCTTGTATAACCCTGTTGGTTTCGGGAAGGATGATGACGATGAAAAGCGAGATGATGGCGGAAATGATTCTGCTATGTTCTTTGTGGACCGGGCTGCCGATAGTGCATTGTCTGTTTATGAGGGAGATGCACAGCTAGTGCAAGAAGGGATCATAGAAGTGGAGAAAGAGCGGAAACCTGTGTGGGtagatgatgaagaagagaagGCTAGTATAAAATTAGCAAGTGTGAACAGATTGAGGAAGCTGAGGAAAGAAGAGGGCGAAGATGTTGTATCTGGTTCTACATACGTGGAAAGACTAAGGGCTCAACATGCTAAACTTAATCCAGGCACTGAATGGGCCCAAATTGATTATCAAAGCAGAAACTACAGTTCTGATGATGAAGATTCTGACAAGGAAGGTAAACATATTGATGACTATGGTTCCAAGGATGTCAAGTTGGTGGATGATATTCTTCAATCAAATGAAGATCTTGTTGTCAAAAGTCGCACGAAATTGTTGCCGGGGCTTCTTGAATATTCAAGACTAGTTGATGCTAATACAGTTGATCCCTCAAATGCACCGATAAATTCTGTTCAGTTCCACAAGAATTCTCAGTTGCTCCTTGTTGGTGGATTGGATAAAAAACTCAGATTTTTCCAGATTGACGGGAAACGAAATACAAAGATCCAAAGCATCTTTCTTGAAGGCTTTCCAATTAAAAAGGCTTCTTTCTTACCCAATGGGTCTCAAGTTATTATATCAGGAAGAAGGAAGTTCTTCCATGTCTTAGATTTGGTCAAAGCAAGTGTAGATAAAGTAGGTCCTCTAGTCGGCAGGGAAGAAAAGAGCCTGGAAAGTTTTGAGGTATCTCCTGATTCAAATACAATTGCTTTTCTTGGTAATGAAGGATATATTTTGCTAGTTTCCACCAAAACAAAGGAGCTCATTGGGACACTAAAAATGAATGGAACTGTCCGCTCAGCGGCATTCTCTGATGACGGACAACAATTACTGAGCTCTGGTGGAGATGGCCACATTTACCATTGGGATTTAAGGACAAGGACTTGCATTCACAAAGGTGTTGACGAAGGGTCCATAAATGGTACTGCTCTTTGCACTTCGCCAAATGGAAGTTTGTTTGCTTCTGGTTCAGACAGTGGGATCGTAAATATCTATAACAAACAAGAGTTTTTAGGGGGAAAGAGAAGACCGATCAAGGCAATTGAGAATCTGACCACGAAAGTGGATTTTATGAAGTTTAATCATGATGCTCAAATATTAGCCATCAGTTCTGGCATGATGAAAAATAGCTCAAAGCTAGTTCACATTCCATCATTTACAGTTTTTTCAAACTGGCCCTCTCCAAATCAGGCTGTGCACTATCCTCGCTGCTTGGATTTTAGTCCTCACGGAGGATTCATGGCTCTAGGAAATGCTGCAGGAAAAGTGTTATTGTACAAGTTGCATCATTACCATGATGCATAG
- the LOC107031995 gene encoding uncharacterized protein LOC107031995 → MATKYIVGSVLASFAVAYVCDVVIADKKVFGGTTPHTVANNEWWKETDKKFQAWPRTAGPPVVMNPISRQNYIVKS, encoded by the exons ATGGCAACAAAGTACATTGTTGGTTCAGTGTTGGCATCATTTGCAGTTGCATATGTTTGTGATGTTGTTATTGCAGACAAGAAGGTGTTTGGAG GTACTACTCCACATACTGTTGCAAACAACGAATGGTGGAAGGAGACTGACAAAAAATTCCAGGCATGGCCTCGCACTGCTGGTCCCCCAGTGGTCATGAACCCTATCAGCCGCCAAAACTACATTGTCAAGTCTTGA
- the LOC107031993 gene encoding zinc finger AN1 and C2H2 domain-containing stress-associated protein 11 — translation MGTPEFPNLGKHCFVDDCRQIDFLPFTCDCCHQVYCLEHRSYNRHHCPTANKNDVTVVVCPLCAKGVHLIPDEDPNITWESHVNTDCDPSNYEKATKKRKCPVPGCREFLTFSNTIKCRECTVDHCLKHRFGPDHKCPGRKKPEAAFPFMNFRTGSRNDEPNKAPATSSSSWASSFFKAAEAGMAKLGSGRGQSSNATNHSGSANRQVEQCPQCTLRFSSVTALVSHVQKVHEKNDVMNLTVDVCPRCSKGFRDPVSLVEHVEREHKGTSKA, via the exons ATGGGGACACCAGAGTTTCCAAATCTTGGAAAACATTGCTTTGTAGATGACTGCAGGCAGATTGATTTCTTGCCTTTTACCTGCGATTGTTGTCACCAG GTTTATTGTCTAGAGCATCGGAGCTATAATAGACACCACTGTCCGACAGCGAACAAGAATGATGTTACTGTGGTTGTTTGCCCACTCTGTGCAAAAGGAGTACACCTTATTCCTGACGAAGACCCAAATATAACTTGGGAATCACATGTAAACACAGATTGTGATCCATCAAACTACGAAAAAgccacaaagaaaagaaaatgtccTGTACCTGGCTGCAGAGAGTTCTTGACTTTCTCAAACACAATCAAATGTCGGGAGTGTACTGTAGATCATTGTTTGAAGCATCGTTTTGGACCTGATCACAAATGTCCTGGACGTAAGAAACCAGAAGCAGCATTCCCCTTTATGAACTTTCGCACTGGCAGTAGAAATGACGAGCCCAATAAAGCTCCAGCCACGTCATCCTCTAGTTGGGCCTCATCATTCTTCAAGGCAGCTGAAGCTGGAATGGCAAAATTAGGCAGCGGAAGGGGCCAAAGCAGCAATGCCACAAACCATAGTGGGAGTGCTAACAGGCAAGTTGAGCAATGCCCGCAATGCACCCTTAGATTCTCTTCAGTCACAGCTCTCGTGAGCCACGTACAAAAAGTCCATGAAAAAAACGATGTCATGAACTTGACAGTCGATGTCTGCCCAAGATGTAGTAAAGGCTTTCGCGATCCAGTGTCCCTTGTAGAACATGTTGAAAGGGAACATAAAGGAACTTCAAAGGCATAA
- the LOC107032286 gene encoding polygalacturonase-2 has translation MAIQRNSILLLIIIFVSSISTCRSNVIDDNLFKQVYNNILEQEFAHDFQAYLSYLSKNIESNNNIEKVDKNGIKVINVLSFGAKGDGKTYDNIAFEQAWNEACSSKTPVQFVVPKNKNYLLKQITFSGPCRSSISVKIFGSLEASSKISDYKDRRLWIAFDSVQNLVVGGGGTINGNGQVWWPRSCKINKSLPCRDAPTALTFWNCKNLKVNNLKSKNAQQIHIEFESCTNVVASNLMITASAKSPNTDGVHVSNTQYIQISDTIIGTGDDCISIVSGSQNVQATNITCGPGHGISIGSLGSGNSEAYVSHVTVNGAKIIGAENGVRIKTWQGGSGQASNIKFLNVEMQDVKNPIIIDQNYCDRVEPCIQQLSAVKVKNVVYENIKGTSATEVAIKFDCSKNFPCEGIIMENINLVRASGKPSEAMCKNVHFNNAEHVTPHCPSLEISEDEALLYNY, from the exons ATGGCTATCCAAAGGAATAGTATTCTCcttctcattattatttttgtttcatcaATTTCAACTTGTAGAAGCAATGTTATTGATGATAATTTATTCAAACAagtttataataatattcttgAACAAGAATTTGCTCATGATTTTCAAGCTTATCTTTCTTATTTGAGCAAAAATATTGAAAGCAACAATAATATTGAGAAGGTTGATAAAAATGGGATTAAAGTGATTAATGTACTTAGCTTTGGAGCTAAGGGTGATGGAAAAACATATGATAATATT GCATTTGAGCAAGcatggaatgaagcatgttcaTCTAAAACACCTGTTCAATTTGTGGTTCCTAAAAACAAGAATTATCTTCTCAAGCAAATCACCTTTTCAGGTCCATGCAGATCTTCTATATCAGTAAAG ATTTTTGGATCCTTAGAAGCATCTAGTAAAATTTCAGACTACAAAGATAGAAGGCTTTGGATTGCTTTTGATAGTGTTCAAAATTTAGTTGTTGGAGGAGGAGGAACTATCAATGGCAATGGACAAGTATGGTGGCCACGTTcttgcaaaataaataaatcactg CCATGCAGGGATGCACCAACG GCCTTAACCTTCTGGAATTGCAAAAATTTGAAAGTGAATAATCTAAAGAGTAAAAATGCACAACAAATTCATATCGAATTTGAGTCATGCACTAATGTTGTAGCTTCAAATTTGATGATCACTGCTTCAGCAAAGAGCCCAAATACTGATGGAGTCCATGTATCAAATACTCAATATATTCAAATATCTGATACTATTATTGGAACag gTGATGATTGTATTTCAATTGTTTCTGGATCTCAAAATGTGCAGGCCACAAATATTACTTGTGGTCCAGGTCATGGTATAAG TATTGGAAGCTTAGGATCTGGAAATTCAGAAGCTTATGTGTCTCATGTTACTGTAAATGGAGCCAAAATTATCGGTGCCGAAAATGGAGTTAGGATCAAGACTTGGCAg GGAGGATCTGGACAAGCTAGCAACATCAAATTTCTGAATGTGGAAATGCAGGACGTTAAGAATCCCATAATTATAGACCAAAACTATTGTGATCGAGTTGAACCATGTATACAACAG CTTTCAGCAGTTAAAGTGAAAAATGTGGTGTATGAGAATATCAAGGGCACAAGTGCAACAGAGGTGGCCATAAAATTTGATTGCAGCAAAAACTTTCCATGTGAAGGAATTATAATGGAGAATATAAATTTAGTAAGGGCAAGTGGAAAACCATCAGAGGCTATGTGCAAAAATGTCCATTTTAACAATGCTGAACATGTCACACCACACTGCCCTTCACTAGAAATTTCAGAGGATGAAGCTCTtttgtataattattaa
- the LOC107001617 gene encoding putative pentatricopeptide repeat-containing protein At5g40405 — MISGYSRLGMVNESFSLFREMQKTGVLPDKVTMVSVISACAMSGALDLGRWVHSYINKQSIENDLELSTALVNMYAKCGYIEKAIEVFEAMPFKDAKAWSSMIVGLAVNGLAEYALVTFSRMNKAKVEPNHVTLVGVLMACAHSGLVSEGKRYWANMIESGIEPSLEHYGCMVDLLSRSNLIDEAYSLVESMPLAPCPAILRTLLVGCKKNKILDKGEILGQHLIELEPWNAENYILLSSLYASVSDWEKMRYVRKQMKDKGIKAQPGCSSIEVDGFVHEFVMGDWSHPEAEEIKEFLRDISQRVYSAGHEPWIAPILHNVSDEEKEIALCEHSERLAIAFGLLKTKAPAVIRIVKNLRVCRDCHEVTKIISRIYNREIIVRDRVRFHRFVNGACSCRDFW, encoded by the exons ATGATTAGTGGGTATTCAAGGCTTGGGATGGTTAATGAGTCTTTTAGTTTGTTTAGGGAAATGCAGAAGACAGGTGTTTTACCTGATAAGGTTACAATGGTGAGTGTGATTTCGGCGTGTGCTATGTCTGGGGCGTTAGATTTGGGGAGGTGGGTGCACTCGTATATCAACAAGCAATCGATTGAGAATGATCTTGAGCTTAGTACTGCGCTTGTTAATATGTATGCAAAGTGTGGATACATCGAAAAGGCAATTGAAGTATTCGAAGCAATGCCTTTTAAAGATGCCAAGGCTTGGAGCTCAATGATAGTTGGCTTGGCAGTAAATGGGCTCGCGGAATATGCACTGGTGACCTTTTCCAGGATGAACAAAGCTAAG GTGGAACCTAACCATGTGACACTAGTTGGGGTTCTTATGGCATGTGCTCATAGTGGACTAGTTTCTGAAGGGAAAAGGTATTGGGCAAACATGATTGAGTCTGGGATTGAGCCATCTTTAGAGCACTATGGCTGCATGGTAGATTTGTTGAGCCGTTCAAATTTAATTGATGAAGCTTATTCGCTTGTCGAATCCATGCCACTTGCCCCGTGTCCAGCAATATTGCGTACATTACTTGTTGGGTGCAAAAAGAACAAAATCTTGGACAAAGGTGAAATTCTAGGTCAGCATCTAATTGAATTAGAACCGTGGAATGCAGAGAACTATATCCTACTCTCTAGTCTGTATGCATCAGTATCAGACTGGGAAAAAATGCGGTACGTGAGGAAACAGATGAAAGACAAAGGTATTAAGGCTCAGCCAGGATGCAGTTCCATTGAAGTTGACGGTTTTGTGCACGAGTTTGTGATGGGTGATTGGTCACACCCTGAAGCAGAGGAGATCAAAGAGTTCCTAAGGGATATATCTCAAAGGGTATACTCTGCAGGACATGAACCTTGGATTGCTCCTATTCTGCACAATGTGAGTGACGAAGAGAAGGAAATTGCACTTTGTGAGCACAGTGAAAGGTTAGCTATTGCTTTTGGACTTTTGAAGACAAAAGCACCTGCAGTGATTAGGATAGTGAAGAACCTCAGGGTCTGTAGGGATTGCCATGAAGTGACAAAGATAATTAGTAGAATATACAACAGAGAGATAATTGTTAGGGACAGAGTTAGGTTTCACAGATTTGTAAACGGCGCTTGTTCTTGCAGAGATTTTTGGTAA
- the LOC107032161 gene encoding remorin 4.2, with product MLNYQTPHTLANTTTTTTNNNNNTTTENHQEEEEQIRDIHALTPPRPPSNIGRRIETWETSSHRSSSISEVASSENFSTMSREFSALVLAGSSVSNNPASENEVNNHIYNNNNYNSNNLGSIGEEENDAPIEETNPLAIVPDNYSNTLDPIIINPSRRINNNNILRNNIGEVSSVQRVKKEEIESKISAWQNAKISKINNRFKREDAVINGWESEEVQKATSWMKKIERKLEEKRVKALEKMQNDIAKAHRKAEEKKASAEAKRGTKVAKVVEISNLMRAVGRAPAKRSFF from the exons ATGTTGAATTATCAAACACCTCATACCCTAGCAAACACTactaccaccaccaccaataacaacaacaacactacAACAGAAAATcatcaagaagaagaagaacaaatcaGAGACATACATGCTTTAACCCCACCAAGACCTCCATCAAATATTGGCCGtcgaatcgaaacttgggaaacAAGTAGCCACAGATCATCATCCATTTCCGAAGTAGCATCTAGTGAGAATTTCTCTACTATGAGCCGGGAATTCAGCGCCCTCGTTCTCGCGGGATCGTCAGTTAGCAACAATCCCGCTAGCGAGAACGAGGtgaataatcatatatataataacaacaattataACAGTAATAATTTGGGGAGCATCGGCGAAGAAGAAAATGATGCGCCGATAGAAGAAACAAATCCGTTAGCTATTGTGCCGGATAATTATAGTAATACTTTAGATCCGATTATTATTAATCCTTCAAGAAggatcaataataataatattttgagaaataatatTGGAGAAGTTAGTAGTGTTCAAAGagtgaaaaaagaagaaattgaatCGAAGATAAGTGCATGGCAAAATGCTAAAATTTCGAAGATTAATAATAGGTTTAAACGTGAAGATGCTGTTATTAATGGATGGGAAAGTGAAGAAGTACAAAAAGCTACTTCTTGGATGAAGAAAATTGAG AGGAAGCTGGAGGAGAAGAGAGTAAAAGCCCTAGAAAAGATGCAAAATGATATAGCAAAAGCACACAGAAAAGCAGAAGAAAAAAAGGCATCAGCAGAAGCAAAGAGAGGAACAAAAGTAGCAAAAGTTGTTGAAATTTCCAATTTGATGAGAGCTGTTGGCAGAGCTCCAGCTAAACGATCCTTCTTTTAA